The proteins below come from a single Benincasa hispida cultivar B227 chromosome 4, ASM972705v1, whole genome shotgun sequence genomic window:
- the LOC120075635 gene encoding dynamin-2A-like: MDSVEAIEELAQLSDSMRQAAALLADEDVDETSTSGSSSRRPSTFLNVVALGNVGAGKSAVLNSLIGHPVLPTGENGATRAPISIDLQRDGSLSSKSIILQIDNKSQPVSASALRHSLQDRLSKGSSGKSRDEIYLKLRTSTAPPLKLIDLPGLDQRSVSESMISEYGEHNDAILLVIVPASQAAEIASTRALRLAKEYDGEGTRTIGIISKIDQAASDQKSLAAVQALLLNQGPPRASDIPWVALIGQSVSIATAQSGSVGSENSLETAWRAESESLKSILTGAPQSKLGRIALVDALAQQIRNRMKVRLPNLLSGLQGKSQIVQDELSKLGDQMGESAEGTRAVALQLCREFEDKFLQHIATGEGAGWKIVASFEGNFPNRIKQLPLDRHFDINNVKRIVLEADGYQPYLISPEKGLRSLIKGVLELAKEPSRLCVDEVHRVLVDIVSAAANSTPGLGRYPPFKREIVALASAALDGFKNEAKKMVVALVDMERAFVPPQHFIRLVQRRMERQRREEEVKHKSSKKGQEAEQAILNRATSPQTGGQQSSGSLKSMKEKPGKEDKEVQETSGLKTAGPEGEITAGFLLKKSAKTNGWSKRWFVLNEKTGKLGYTKKQEERHFRGVITLEECNVEEASDEEEASSKGSKDKKANGPDSGKGLVFKITSKVAYKTVLKAHNAVVLKAESMADKVEWMNKIRNVIQPSRGQMKGPESGLPMRQSLSDGSLDTMNRRPVDPEEELRWMSQEVRGYVEAVLNSLAANVPKAVVLCQVEKAKEDMLNQLYSSISAQSTPRIEELLLEDHNVKNKRERCQKQSALLSKLLRQLSVHDNRAAAAANWSDSGAESSPKMSASSGEDWKSAFDAAANGPANYNKSSSNGHSRRYSDPDQNGDPNSRSSSNSRRTPNRMPPPPPPSSASKYY; encoded by the exons ATGGATTCAGTGGAGGCTATCGAGGAGTTGGCTCAGTTGTCGGACTCCATGCGGCAAGCTGCCGCTTTGCTCGCCGATGAGGACGTCGATGAAACTTCCACCTCCGGTTCTTCCTCTCGTAGGCCTTCCACTTTCCTCAACGTCGTTGCCCTGGGGAATGTG ggAGCTGGTAAATCTGCAGTTTTAAATAGCTTGATTGGACATCCTGTTTTG ccaACTGGGGAAAATGGTGCTACTAGAGCTCCCATAAGCATTGATTTACAGAGGGATGGCTCGTTGAGCAGCAAATCAATCATCTTGCAAATTGACAATAAGTCTCAGCCAGTTTCTGCAA GTGCTTTGCGACATTCTCTGCAGGACAGATTGAGTAAAGGTTCATCTGGCAAGAGTCGAGATGAAATCTATTTGAAGCTTCGTACTAGTACAG CACCTCCGTTGAAATTGATTGATTTACCTGGGCTTGATCAGCGGAGCGTGAGTGAATCAATG ATTAGTGAATATGGTGAGCACAATGATGCCATTTTGCTAGTCATTGTGCCTGCTTCTCAAGCAGCTGAGATTGCTTCAACTCGTGCCCTCAGACTGGCAAAGGAATATGACGGTGAAG GAACTAGAACCATTGGGATAATTAGTAAAATAGATCAAGCTGCTTCAGATCAGAAATCTCTGGCTGCTGTTCAGGCTTTATTATTAAATCAAGGACCACCAAGAGCTTCAGATATACCATGGGTTGCTTTAATTGGTCAATCTGTTTCAATTGCTACTGCGCAGTCTGGTTCTGTTGGCTCTGAAAATTCTTTGGAAACTGCTTGGAGGGCCGAGAGTGAAAGTCTGAAATCCATACTGACTGGAGCCCCTCAGAGTAAACTGGGTAGAATTGCTTTGGTGGATGCTTTGGCTCAGCAAATACGGAACCGTATGAAAGTCAGACTTCCAAACCTATTATCAGG GCTACAAGGAAAGTCTCAGATTGTTCAAGATGAGTTATCGAAACTTGGTGACCAAATGGGGGAAAGCGCTGAAGGGACAAGAGCTGTAGCCTTGCAACTCTGCCGTGAATTTGAAGATAAGTTTCTTCAGCACATTGCAACTGGTGAG ggtGCTGGTTGGAAAATTGTTGCTAGTTTTGAGGGAAACTTTCCAAACAGAATCAAGCAGCTCCCTCTAGACAGACATTTTGACATTAACAATGTGAAGAGG ATCGTGTTAGAAGCTGATGGTTATCAACCATATTTGATATCCCCTGAAAAGGGTTTGCGATCTCTTATAAAAGGCGTTTTAGAGCTTGCAAAAGAACCATCACGTCTCTGCGTTGATGAG GTTCATCGCGTTCTAGTGGATATAGTTTCTGCTGCTGCAAACTCTACACCAGGTCTTGGAAGATACCCACCTTTCAAGAGAGAG ATCGTGGCTCTCGCAAGTGCTGCATTAGATGGATTTAAGAATGAAGCAAAGAAAATGGTAGTTGCACTGGTTGACATGGAGCGAGCTTTTGTGCCTCCACAACATTTTATTCGATTGGTACAAAGGAG GATGGAGAGACAGCGTCGAGAGGAGGAAGTGAAACATAAATCGTCAAAGAAAGGTCAAGAGGCAGAGCAAGCAATATTAAACAGG GCAACTAGTCCTCAAACCGGTGGTCAACAAAGTAGTGGAAGCCTGAAATCAATGAAGGAAAAACCTGGCAAAGAGGACAAAGAAGTACAGGAAACTTCTGGTTTGAAGACTGCTGGTCCAGAAGGGGAAATAACAGCAG GTTTTTTGTTAAAGAAAAGTGCCAAAACAAATGGATGGAGTAAAAGATGGTTCGTTTTAAATGAGAAGACTGGAAAG CTTGGATACACTAAAAAGCAAGAGGAGAGACATTTCCGTGGTGTGATCACTTTGGAG GAATGTAATGTTGAGGAGGCTTCAGACGAGGAAGAAGCTTCTTCAAAGGGTTCAAAGGATAAGAAAGCTAATGGACCAgattctggaaaaggtctcgtGTTCAAGATCACGAGCAAGGTTGCATATAAAACCGTTCTTAAAG CACACAATGCTGTAGTCTTGAAGGCCGAAAGTATGGCCGACAAGGTTGAATGGATGAATAAGATACGAAATGTTATTCAACCTTCTAGAGGACAGATGAAGGGTCCTGAAAGTGGTCTTCCGATGCGGCAGAGTCTTTCAGATGGTTCTCTT GATACGATGAATAGAAGACCTGTTGATCCTGAAGAGGAACTACGGTGGATGTCCCAAGAAGTTCGTGGCTATGTTGAAGCTGTCTTGAACAGTTTGGCTGCCAATGTCCCAAAA GCAGTTGTACTCTGCCAAGTTGAGAAAGCCAAGGAAGATATGCTAAATCAGTTGTATAGTTCCATCAG TGCTCAAAGCACACCAAGGATAGAGGAGCTACTTCTCGAGGATCACAATGTAAAGAATAAGAGAGAGCGCTGCCAAAAACAATCAGCTCTTCTTTCTAAATTACTACGTCAACTCAGCGTACATGACAACCGAGCGGCTGCTGCAGCCAACTGGTCCGATAGCGGTGCAG aaaGCAGTCCAAAAATGAGTGCTTCATCAGGTGAAGACTGGAAATCTGCATTTGATGCTGCAGCCAATGGTCCTGCGAACTACAATAAATCCTCATCCAATGGTCATAGTCGACGTTATAGTGATCCAGATCAAAATGGGGACCCGAACTCACGTTCAAGCTCCAACAGTCGTCGCACTCCGAACCGGATGCCTCCACCCCCTCCTCCATCTTCGGCTTCAAAATACTATTAG